One window from the genome of bacterium encodes:
- a CDS encoding S8 family peptidase, which translates to MSNRKWPNSQLKIVLLLLGALCLSFSPARCEAVLLPPGAAGIVPASFRFFNAGPFAPNEVIFRVRAGANQAQVSRLLSSQGIRGTEGSIRAGFQRAVLPANNALEVAAILSRDPAIEYAEPNGWAWAELFPNDPYYKYQWNFPMINMELAWDISTGANVVVAVVDTGVAFENNGLYLQAPDLAGTRFAPGWDFVNNDAYPDDDNGHGTHMAGTIAQTTNNLLGVAGIAHGCTIMPVKVLDSASNGLFTDIADGIYYAVNNGAKIINISFGTYTASVTLQDAVAYAYQNGVSVITSAGNNASSIPHYPSSYPTCVCVSAVRYDKTRPFYSNYGPDIDVCAPGGDLSVDQNLDGYQDGIVQQTHDGKTYYQFNYALYQGTSCAAAHTSGVAALAQSVAGNTLTPDAVKTLLETTAVDLGTAGWDQDFGWGLINALNAVQAALPAPAAAVAGGLVPWGLSPLNPVLPLLSQPTPLTPLVGTGLVNLALAELTNSLFLSGILNLSAQAGNSKTNALSPFAGSGSVSNRLRLKDSLASSGSSWQSGESSFQQQTWLFRPVNQVSAWENPLVNQLSPFVNPLSLLSPLSIFVNPLSTIQFPYYSYSGS; encoded by the coding sequence TTGTCAAACAGAAAGTGGCCAAACAGTCAGCTAAAAATCGTTTTATTGCTCCTGGGGGCATTGTGTCTTTCTTTCTCTCCGGCAAGGTGTGAAGCGGTTCTTTTGCCGCCTGGAGCGGCAGGGATTGTCCCGGCAAGTTTTCGCTTCTTCAATGCCGGTCCGTTTGCGCCCAATGAAGTTATCTTCAGGGTACGGGCAGGGGCAAATCAGGCTCAGGTCAGCAGGCTCCTATCCAGTCAGGGAATCAGAGGGACTGAGGGAAGCATCAGAGCCGGATTCCAGCGGGCAGTGCTCCCCGCCAACAACGCCCTGGAGGTTGCGGCGATCCTGAGCCGCGATCCGGCCATCGAGTATGCGGAGCCAAATGGCTGGGCCTGGGCGGAATTGTTTCCCAATGATCCTTATTATAAGTACCAGTGGAACTTTCCCATGATCAATATGGAACTGGCCTGGGATATTTCAACCGGAGCAAATGTCGTTGTAGCCGTGGTCGATACCGGCGTGGCCTTTGAAAACAACGGGCTTTATCTCCAGGCACCGGACCTTGCCGGTACCCGCTTTGCTCCGGGCTGGGATTTTGTCAATAACGATGCCTATCCGGACGACGATAACGGACATGGAACCCATATGGCAGGAACGATTGCCCAGACTACCAACAACCTTCTGGGAGTGGCCGGGATTGCTCATGGATGCACCATCATGCCGGTCAAGGTGCTGGACAGCGCCAGCAACGGGCTGTTCACCGATATTGCCGACGGAATCTATTACGCGGTTAATAACGGAGCTAAAATCATCAATATCAGCTTCGGAACTTATACCGCTTCGGTAACTCTTCAGGATGCAGTTGCCTATGCTTACCAGAACGGAGTAAGTGTTATCACCTCTGCGGGCAACAACGCTTCGAGTATTCCTCATTATCCGTCTTCGTATCCTACCTGCGTGTGCGTCAGTGCGGTCCGGTATGACAAGACCCGTCCCTTTTATTCCAACTACGGGCCGGATATCGATGTCTGCGCTCCGGGTGGCGATCTTTCCGTTGATCAAAACCTGGATGGTTACCAGGACGGCATTGTTCAGCAAACCCACGACGGGAAAACCTATTACCAGTTCAATTATGCACTCTACCAGGGGACTTCATGTGCAGCAGCCCATACTTCAGGCGTAGCTGCTCTGGCCCAATCCGTGGCCGGCAATACACTGACTCCTGATGCCGTAAAAACCCTCCTGGAAACTACAGCCGTGGATCTTGGGACTGCGGGCTGGGACCAGGACTTCGGCTGGGGGCTGATCAATGCCCTGAACGCGGTCCAGGCCGCCCTTCCCGCGCCTGCGGCAGCGGTGGCTGGCGGTCTTGTGCCCTGGGGGTTATCACCGCTGAATCCGGTGCTGCCCCTCCTGTCGCAACCGACTCCTCTGACCCCGCTGGTCGGGACCGGACTCGTCAATCTGGCCCTGGCTGAATTGACAAATTCTCTTTTCCTGTCAGGTATTTTGAACCTTTCTGCCCAGGCAGGAAATTCAAAGACCAACGCGCTGTCACCTTTTGCCGGATCAGGGAGCGTTTCGAACCGTCTGCGGCTGAAGGATTCCCTGGCATCTTCCGGTTCTTCCTGGCAGTCTGGTGAAAGCTCTTTTCAGCAGCAGACATGGTTATTCAGGCCGGTGAATCAGGTATCGGCATGGGAAAATCCGTTAGTAAATCAACTGTCCCCATTCGTGAATCCATTATCGCTGTTGAGTCCGCTATCGATATTCGTGAATCCGTTATCAACGATCCAGTTTCCCTATTATTCCTATTCAGGATCGTGA
- a CDS encoding isoprenylcysteine carboxylmethyltransferase family protein, producing MIAYFQGIFQFVIDNWSIILPLAFFSLFIYWVSPQEGRSWIKNYPVPIIFFLVMFLRVLITTVLSLKTRINFSAILGLINSSFVAIFMGIVVFSYIIRSIPKKQAQGIWERFYPVFVVVFHLMGTSLLSTHTKSNYVPPVYITGLILCVSGISLNIAALWQLKNSFSVMVEVRKLVNTGAYRFIRHPLYTGELIHLLGVCMLFNNRFSYSFCIVVIIMQLSRAKLEERKLSMHLPEYRLYKQQTGFIFPRLGLLWSQWKESKGNG from the coding sequence ATGATCGCTTATTTTCAGGGTATTTTTCAGTTTGTTATAGATAATTGGAGTATTATACTTCCCCTGGCATTCTTTTCTCTCTTTATCTACTGGGTATCCCCTCAGGAAGGCCGAAGCTGGATAAAGAATTATCCTGTTCCCATTATTTTTTTCCTTGTCATGTTTCTTCGGGTTCTGATAACCACTGTGCTCAGTCTGAAAACGCGGATCAATTTTTCCGCCATCCTTGGACTGATCAACAGTTCATTTGTGGCTATTTTCATGGGAATCGTCGTTTTCAGTTACATCATTCGATCTATTCCCAAGAAACAGGCACAAGGGATATGGGAAAGATTCTATCCGGTATTTGTGGTAGTCTTCCACCTGATGGGAACATCCCTTCTTTCTACTCATACGAAAAGCAATTATGTGCCACCCGTATACATCACTGGATTAATCCTGTGTGTGAGCGGAATTTCCCTGAATATTGCTGCTCTCTGGCAGCTCAAAAATTCTTTCAGTGTCATGGTTGAGGTCCGCAAACTGGTCAATACCGGAGCATACCGCTTCATTCGCCACCCCCTCTACACCGGTGAGTTAATCCATCTCCTGGGGGTCTGCATGCTCTTCAATAACCGGTTTTCCTACAGTTTTTGTATCGTAGTCATTATCATGCAGCTTTCACGGGCCAAGCTGGAAGAGCGAAAGCTGTCGATGCATTTACCGGAATACCGGCTCTATAAGCAGCAGACCGGCTTTATCTTCCCCCGCCTGGGACTCCTCTGGTCACAATGGAAAGAGAGCAAGGGGAATGGATAA
- a CDS encoding isoprenylcysteine carboxylmethyltransferase family protein: protein MTNETKRNCSGKNPATYLTRIIDDPVPFLFFGTLVGLKIYHLIGKIDITANFISIMYGIDRSFAGIKAIIFSRPVLDFTYTITAILFDMLIITSYLIRVKPVSDRGKAKGFREMWYPIITVLIPMVSFTYLLYRPLPIENDPLFRNLYQSPSFVHGVGMAGFLLSLIGCTLSTIVLWRLKNSFSLMVEVRQLVTDGMYKYVRHPLYAAELTHALGTTLLLLNSATISIYVLFFTMEAIRAKFEERKFLGVVPEYADYKARTGFFFPKLRGVM from the coding sequence ATGACTAACGAAACAAAAAGGAACTGCTCTGGTAAAAACCCTGCTACCTATCTAACCAGGATCATCGATGATCCGGTCCCGTTTTTATTCTTCGGCACTCTGGTTGGTTTAAAAATTTATCATTTAATTGGTAAAATCGATATAACGGCCAATTTTATCAGTATAATGTATGGAATTGACCGGAGCTTTGCCGGTATCAAGGCCATTATCTTTTCCCGGCCTGTCCTGGATTTCACCTATACGATCACTGCTATTCTGTTCGATATGCTTATCATCACCAGCTATCTGATCCGGGTCAAACCGGTCAGTGACCGGGGAAAAGCAAAGGGATTCCGGGAGATGTGGTATCCGATCATTACCGTCCTTATCCCTATGGTTTCTTTTACCTACCTTCTGTATCGCCCTCTGCCCATAGAAAACGACCCGTTGTTCCGGAATCTCTATCAGTCTCCATCCTTTGTTCATGGTGTCGGGATGGCAGGCTTTCTGCTCTCCCTCATCGGCTGTACGCTCAGCACCATCGTTTTGTGGAGATTGAAAAATTCCTTCAGCCTTATGGTTGAGGTCCGGCAACTGGTGACGGATGGGATGTATAAGTATGTACGGCATCCACTCTACGCCGCCGAATTGACTCATGCTCTCGGTACGACCCTGCTGCTCCTTAACTCGGCAACCATTTCGATTTATGTTCTTTTCTTTACCATGGAAGCAATCAGAGCAAAATTCGAGGAAAGAAAATTTCTGGGAGTTGTTCCTGAATATGCCGACTATAAGGCCAGAACCGGCTTCTTCTTTCCCAAATTGCGCGGGGTAATGTAA